In one Watersipora subatra chromosome 6, tzWatSuba1.1, whole genome shotgun sequence genomic region, the following are encoded:
- the LOC137397943 gene encoding dolichyldiphosphatase 1-like, producing the protein MEDASNSWSSVSLTHIQYPTGDVIGYVLAWASLLPIFIFVSISTLILFRRDLHTICMGIGVLLNEALNKILKRLIADERPLVPGRHNHHGYGMPSDHSQYMAFFSLYCLLFLYFRTHRTDTIIGKFWKVSMGTTVVAAAAFCCYSRYYLLYHTAMQVYGGILVGLFSGLIWFICVHLIFTPHFSYITSWKVCEFLLIRDYTLIPNTLWFEYCQVRTEARARMRKQNTRNQ; encoded by the exons ATGGAAGATGCTAGCAATAGCTGGTCTAGCGTTTCGTTGACTCATATTCAATATCCAACAG GTGATGTCATTGGCTATGTGCTAGCTTGGGCCAGTCTACTGCCGATATTCATTTTTGTATCCATAAGCACTCTGATACTCTTCCGGAGAGATCTCCATACG ATATGTATGGGCATTGGTGTTCTACTGAATGAAGCCTTGAATAAAATTCTAAAGAGATTGATAGCCGATGAGCGCCCCCTGGTGCCTGGGAGACACAATCACCATGGTTACGGCATGCCGTCAGACCACTCGCAATATATGGCATTCTTTTCACTCTATTGTCTCCTATTTCTTTACTTTCG GACTCACAGAACAGATACAATTATAGGAAAGTTTTGGAAGGTGTCAATGGGAACCACGGTTGTAGCGGCAGCGGCATTCTGCTGCTACAG TCGCTACTACCTGCTCTACCATACAGCCATGCAGGTCTATGGTGGAATATTGGTTGGCCTCTTTTCAGGTCTCATCTGGTTTATCTGTGTCCATCTTATATTTACTCCTCATTTCTCATACATAACCTCGTG GAAGGTGTGTGAATTCCTTCTGATAAGAGATTACACCCTCATACCCAACACCCTCTGGTTTGAGTATTGTCAAGTCAGAACAGAGGCTAG GGCTCGAATGAGGAAACAGAATACAAGGAACCAATGA